One Acidobacteriota bacterium DNA segment encodes these proteins:
- a CDS encoding transposase encodes MSRGNRKMAIVRDDEDRRCFLQVFGKCVATHGLVCHGYCLMDTHYHAVVTTTHPNLSRAMHDLNGTYATLWNRRHSMQGHLFQGRFTAKIVQEDGYLLTVCRYVALNPVRAHMVAKPEDWPWSSYRATAGFDERPSFLWPDLVLGQFGALDGEAAARYRRYVEDGLRQGAESVKWRGPIIGDRAFVARFTDLLRRAPLDVAVSDRRQGAPSLSDLFCGVVRRRERDRQAAVAYREHHYSMRQIAEFLDVHPSTIGKMLKRVRPRKTREFGI; translated from the coding sequence ATGTCGAGAGGCAATCGCAAGATGGCCATCGTGCGCGACGACGAGGACCGGAGGTGCTTTCTCCAGGTGTTCGGCAAATGTGTGGCGACGCACGGGCTGGTATGTCATGGCTACTGTCTGATGGACACGCACTACCACGCGGTTGTCACCACCACGCATCCAAATCTCTCGCGCGCCATGCACGACCTGAACGGTACGTATGCCACGTTGTGGAACCGCCGCCACAGCATGCAGGGACACCTCTTTCAGGGACGCTTTACCGCGAAGATCGTGCAGGAGGATGGATACCTCCTCACCGTGTGCCGGTACGTGGCGCTGAATCCCGTGAGGGCGCACATGGTCGCGAAACCGGAAGACTGGCCGTGGAGCAGCTACCGCGCGACGGCCGGTTTCGACGAGCGGCCGTCGTTTCTTTGGCCGGATCTGGTCCTGGGGCAATTCGGCGCCCTCGACGGGGAGGCGGCGGCGCGCTACCGGCGCTACGTCGAAGACGGTCTGAGACAGGGGGCCGAGTCCGTCAAGTGGCGCGGCCCGATTATCGGCGACCGCGCGTTCGTCGCGCGCTTCACGGACTTGTTGCGTCGCGCCCCGCTCGACGTTGCGGTTTCGGATCGCCGACAGGGAGCGCCATCCCTGTCAGACCTGTTCTGCGGCGTCGTCCGCCGGCGCGAGCGCGACCGGCAGGCGGCGGTGGCGTATCGGGAGCATCACTATTCCATGCGGCAGATCGCCGAGTTCCTCGACGTGCATCCGTCGACCATCGGAAAGATGCTCAAAAGGGTCAGACCTAGAAAAACGCGCGAATTCGGGATCTGA
- a CDS encoding TlpA family protein disulfide reductase yields MKTPTRTRWLLAAALAVLLGFAAIPLGARLFDRTEPDGAAALPAGAAPSFCDAKRKAAPLAFTVKDMHGRDVRMSDYKGKVILLNFWATWCGPCKHEIPGFVEMYDAYKDKGFVVLGISTDDTPEQLKNFAQQMKMNYPVLVGSDRSDITDAAYGPMWGIPVSFLIAKDGTICRRYMGLVTKEQLERELKALLAI; encoded by the coding sequence ATGAAGACGCCGACTCGTACACGCTGGCTGCTTGCCGCCGCCCTCGCGGTGCTCCTCGGGTTCGCCGCCATCCCGCTCGGGGCGCGGTTGTTCGATCGCACGGAGCCGGACGGCGCGGCGGCGCTGCCGGCGGGTGCCGCCCCGTCCTTCTGCGACGCGAAGCGAAAGGCGGCGCCGCTGGCGTTTACCGTGAAGGACATGCACGGGCGCGACGTTCGGATGTCGGATTACAAGGGCAAGGTGATCCTGCTCAATTTCTGGGCGACGTGGTGCGGGCCGTGCAAGCACGAGATTCCTGGCTTCGTCGAGATGTACGACGCGTACAAGGACAAGGGCTTCGTCGTCCTTGGCATTTCGACCGATGACACCCCGGAGCAGCTGAAGAATTTCGCGCAGCAGATGAAGATGAACTATCCGGTGCTGGTCGGCAGCGATCGCAGCGACATCACCGATGCCGCGTACGGGCCGATGTGGGGCATCCCGGTGTCCTTCCTGATCGCGAAGGACGGGACCATCTGCCGCAGGTATATGGGGTTGGTCACCAAGGAGCAGCTCGAGCGCGAGTTGAAGGCGCTCCTCGCCATCTGA
- a CDS encoding zf-HC2 domain-containing protein, with the protein MRCKELEPLAVPFVDGELADADGADVRAHLAACPPCRTRIDAERAAREAVCAAREGMREGAPPALRARCARLCRGRHSRRWISLTLAAAASLLAALIWFGGTDAGTPVLAAQLTLDHVKCSKMNGARVSGSPVQLAAYWRERYGWPIRVPAAMNDRVSLAGVRRCDSSEGGTAHIMYRIDGRPLSLFIARDGGRTPRIFDVFGHEAIVWSSDDRTYVLVGREPRQEMEALAAIIRKDLPLQ; encoded by the coding sequence ATGCGATGTAAAGAGCTCGAACCCCTCGCCGTGCCGTTCGTGGACGGTGAGCTTGCCGACGCGGATGGAGCCGACGTGCGCGCCCACCTCGCTGCGTGCCCGCCGTGCCGAACCCGCATCGACGCCGAACGCGCCGCGCGGGAGGCGGTCTGCGCGGCGCGCGAAGGCATGCGCGAGGGGGCGCCGCCCGCGCTGCGCGCGCGCTGCGCCCGGCTGTGTCGCGGGCGGCACTCCCGCCGCTGGATTTCGCTCACGCTGGCGGCCGCCGCCAGCCTCCTGGCCGCCCTGATTTGGTTCGGCGGGACCGACGCGGGCACGCCGGTGCTGGCCGCGCAGCTCACGCTCGACCACGTGAAGTGCTCGAAGATGAACGGCGCGCGCGTCAGCGGGTCCCCCGTGCAGCTGGCCGCGTACTGGCGCGAGCGTTACGGGTGGCCGATTCGCGTTCCCGCCGCGATGAACGACCGCGTGAGCCTCGCCGGGGTGCGGCGCTGCGACAGCAGCGAGGGCGGCACGGCGCACATCATGTACAGGATCGACGGACGCCCGCTCTCGCTTTTCATCGCGCGCGACGGAGGGCGGACTCCGCGCATCTTCGATGTATTCGGCCATGAAGCGATCGTCTGGTCGTCGGACGACCGCACGTACGTGCTCGTCGGGCGCGAACCGCGGCAGGAGATGGAAGCCCTCGCCGCCATCATCAGGAAGGATCTGCCGCTGCAATGA
- a CDS encoding sigma-70 family RNA polymerase sigma factor, with translation MPLFRPRAERGPDGRDAFEADALSHLDSLYGAALRLARDADQAQDLVQETYLKAFRAAHRFQAGTNLKAWLFTILHNTWRNTLRDRGRNPVDVDSEAVERAVDAGPRSHSPEQVLLRQSLGRGLREALDALPPAFRQAVWLRDVEEFSYGDIARMLDVPIGTVMSRISRGRRLLHARLTTGVEPG, from the coding sequence ATGCCGCTCTTCCGGCCACGGGCCGAACGCGGGCCGGATGGCCGCGACGCCTTCGAAGCTGACGCGCTCTCGCACCTCGACAGCCTCTATGGTGCGGCGCTGCGGCTCGCGCGCGACGCCGACCAAGCGCAGGACCTGGTGCAGGAGACATACTTGAAGGCGTTTCGCGCCGCGCACCGCTTCCAGGCGGGCACGAACCTCAAGGCGTGGCTGTTTACGATCCTCCACAACACGTGGCGGAACACGCTCCGCGACCGCGGCAGGAATCCGGTGGACGTGGACAGCGAGGCCGTCGAGCGCGCAGTCGATGCGGGACCTCGCAGCCACTCGCCGGAGCAGGTGCTGCTCCGGCAGTCTCTTGGCAGGGGGCTGCGCGAAGCGCTCGACGCGTTGCCGCCGGCGTTTCGCCAGGCCGTCTGGCTGCGCGACGTCGAGGAGTTCTCCTACGGCGACATCGCCCGCATGCTCGATGTTCCGATCGGCACGGTGATGTCGCGGATCTCACGGGGACGCCGGCTCCTCCACGCGCGTCTCACCACGGGAGTGGAGCCGGGTTAG
- a CDS encoding PD40 domain-containing protein, with product MRKRTCRGAGRVYGAAGLALLLLTAGAAELRAQTSFVPYYGKNRVKYDKFEWHIYTTDHFEIYYYPDLEPHLERVAGYAESAYQQVSADLKHDLAFKVPLVLYKTSSEFQQQNVIGEELPEGVLAFAEPQRDRMVLPIDEPPDQLYRLITHELTHVFEFDIIPRSLVRRGLPLWVDEGLANYEAGFWHPLDLMQVRDAAIADIVPKMSEFETRPLSGRLPYSLGHAAFEFIESKWGKEGLRQFLFALRKSVIGGGENAYEEAFRLKPDEFDDQFDKYLKDRFRAFRDKERPVDYGKDLAPRPDKTRYTVVVSIEPSPSGDIIAAAAGNRKDQELDLILISSKDGQVIRNLTSGFNKDRGFEYITTPGGLRNNTVSWMSWGPTGDRLAYFVRTEKEKSLILQNVLTRKIEKRYELKTVDNPESPAISPDGRTVAFSGLRGAVADIFTIDLETGAITNLTNDAFGDYGPTFAPDGKSIVYIARVSGNDKLFRLDVASGQKTQITFGTHDDGGAKFIDAETIVFPSTATDPNQPIDPDVARNGNIYNLWTLNLKTGELRQWTDTLGCNVSPAVLRDQAAPRIAFVTYYKGEYGIHTLARREPIHKTASSDFGAPGPIIDFQAPLTHTLVAANKRKKGTFEKLFLEGRPPVNVGVTSGGDVFGGSAVTFTDVLGDQQFNLFAASVAQYRTLSFSYVNLARRLQYALQGFSQTQFFYGYLPGLVYDPTYAFIDRDFAIATRTARGGSAFAIYPMNRYARVELSGGLFQFKEEYDDPAVEEFARQYEEAVYGTPIFRNGTMMPLGVTFTQETTVFREFGPLAGNTVRIGYEFSPKVGDFLSRQTIEADARYYMRIGTTGVLALRARGFNSWGDFPDFLYFGGNSEMRGYEYLEFLGHKAMFANAELRFPLIEAMLTPLGVMGGIRGVFFFNVGAAGLRGQPLKLWSTEREVVETVADVVFDPLRNAFVTVPGEPRLISGFRLKDARASYGIGLETFALGFPIHFDWSWRTLFNKDWEDALYGLRGGSGWFRKARFDVWIGYDF from the coding sequence ATGCGTAAGCGGACCTGCCGCGGCGCCGGCCGTGTTTACGGCGCTGCCGGGCTGGCTCTTCTCCTGCTCACCGCGGGCGCGGCGGAACTCCGCGCGCAGACGTCGTTCGTGCCCTACTACGGCAAGAACCGCGTCAAGTATGACAAGTTCGAGTGGCACATCTACACCACTGACCATTTCGAGATTTACTACTATCCCGACCTCGAGCCGCACCTCGAGCGCGTGGCCGGCTACGCCGAGAGCGCCTACCAGCAGGTCAGCGCCGACCTCAAACACGATCTTGCCTTCAAGGTTCCCCTGGTCCTGTACAAGACGTCGAGCGAGTTCCAGCAGCAGAACGTGATCGGCGAGGAGCTGCCCGAAGGGGTGCTCGCCTTCGCGGAGCCGCAGCGGGATCGCATGGTGCTGCCGATCGACGAGCCGCCCGACCAGCTGTACCGGCTCATCACGCACGAACTGACCCACGTCTTCGAGTTCGACATCATCCCGCGCTCGCTCGTCCGGCGCGGCCTCCCGCTCTGGGTGGATGAAGGCCTCGCCAATTACGAGGCCGGGTTCTGGCATCCGTTGGACCTGATGCAGGTCCGCGACGCCGCGATTGCCGACATCGTCCCGAAGATGAGCGAATTCGAGACGCGGCCCCTGAGCGGCCGCCTTCCGTACTCGCTGGGCCACGCCGCCTTCGAGTTCATCGAATCGAAGTGGGGCAAGGAGGGGCTGCGCCAGTTCCTCTTCGCGCTGCGCAAGAGCGTGATCGGCGGCGGCGAGAACGCGTACGAGGAGGCGTTCCGCCTGAAGCCGGACGAGTTCGACGACCAGTTCGACAAGTACCTGAAAGACCGTTTCAGGGCCTTCCGCGACAAGGAGCGCCCGGTCGACTACGGCAAGGACCTCGCGCCGCGCCCTGACAAGACCCGCTACACGGTCGTCGTGTCGATCGAGCCCTCTCCCTCGGGCGACATCATCGCCGCGGCCGCCGGCAACCGGAAGGACCAGGAACTGGATCTCATCCTGATCTCGTCGAAGGACGGGCAGGTCATCCGCAACCTGACGAGCGGCTTCAACAAGGACCGCGGGTTCGAGTACATCACGACGCCCGGCGGGCTGCGCAACAACACGGTGTCGTGGATGTCGTGGGGGCCGACGGGCGACCGGCTCGCGTACTTCGTCCGCACCGAAAAGGAGAAATCGCTCATCCTGCAGAACGTGCTCACGCGGAAGATCGAGAAGCGATACGAGCTGAAGACGGTTGACAACCCGGAGTCGCCGGCGATCAGCCCCGATGGGCGCACGGTCGCCTTCTCGGGGCTGCGCGGCGCGGTGGCCGACATCTTCACCATCGATCTCGAGACCGGCGCGATCACCAATCTCACCAACGACGCGTTCGGCGACTACGGCCCCACCTTCGCACCCGACGGCAAGTCGATCGTGTACATCGCGCGCGTGAGCGGCAACGACAAGCTGTTCCGGCTCGACGTCGCGAGCGGCCAGAAGACGCAGATCACGTTCGGCACGCACGACGATGGCGGCGCGAAGTTCATCGACGCAGAGACGATCGTGTTCCCGTCCACCGCGACGGATCCGAACCAGCCCATCGATCCCGACGTGGCGCGCAACGGCAACATCTACAACCTGTGGACGCTCAACCTGAAGACGGGCGAGCTGCGGCAGTGGACCGACACGCTCGGGTGCAACGTCAGCCCGGCCGTCCTGCGCGACCAGGCGGCACCGCGCATCGCCTTCGTGACCTACTACAAGGGCGAGTACGGCATCCACACGCTCGCGCGGCGGGAGCCGATCCACAAGACCGCCTCGTCCGACTTCGGCGCGCCGGGCCCGATCATCGACTTCCAGGCGCCGCTCACCCACACGCTCGTCGCGGCGAACAAGCGGAAGAAGGGCACGTTCGAGAAGCTGTTCCTCGAGGGACGGCCGCCGGTCAACGTCGGGGTGACGAGCGGCGGGGACGTGTTCGGCGGTTCGGCGGTCACCTTCACCGACGTGCTCGGCGATCAGCAGTTCAACCTGTTTGCCGCGTCCGTGGCGCAGTACCGCACGCTGTCGTTCTCCTACGTCAACCTCGCGCGGCGCCTCCAGTACGCGCTGCAGGGGTTCTCGCAGACGCAGTTCTTCTACGGCTATCTGCCAGGGCTCGTCTACGACCCGACCTACGCCTTCATCGACCGCGACTTCGCGATCGCCACGCGCACGGCGCGCGGCGGCTCGGCCTTCGCGATCTACCCGATGAACCGCTACGCGCGCGTCGAGCTGTCGGGCGGCCTCTTCCAGTTCAAGGAGGAGTACGACGACCCCGCCGTCGAGGAGTTCGCGCGGCAGTACGAGGAAGCCGTCTACGGCACGCCGATTTTCCGCAACGGCACGATGATGCCGCTCGGCGTCACCTTCACGCAGGAGACGACCGTCTTCCGCGAGTTCGGGCCGCTGGCCGGCAACACGGTCCGCATCGGCTACGAGTTTTCTCCGAAGGTGGGCGACTTCCTCTCGCGCCAGACGATCGAAGCGGACGCCCGTTACTACATGCGGATCGGCACGACCGGCGTCCTGGCGCTGCGCGCGCGGGGGTTCAACAGCTGGGGGGACTTCCCCGATTTCCTGTACTTCGGCGGCAACTCGGAGATGCGCGGGTACGAGTACCTCGAGTTCCTCGGGCACAAGGCGATGTTCGCCAACGCCGAGCTGCGCTTCCCGCTGATCGAGGCGATGCTGACGCCGCTGGGCGTCATGGGAGGCATCCGGGGCGTGTTCTTCTTCAACGTGGGGGCGGCGGGCCTCAGGGGGCAGCCGCTGAAGCTGTGGTCGACCGAGCGCGAGGTCGTG